From Synoicihabitans lomoniglobus, the proteins below share one genomic window:
- a CDS encoding ATP-binding protein: MRLFGWILLASGWLGASSIWAQAQVASSVPIATEALADAFRGRSWEIDEGYPDVTATCFAQTEDGYLWIGTFGRLLRFDGLTFVEIKHPDAPALGQSMVLDVNVDAAGALWVGTSQGVGRYQQGRWQWFGPAEGVSTGIVRDVDMDGSGNVYATRGNQLLRLQDGRFEPIALPRPSVRPGGPLRIIIDREGVLWAVDHAWLARLLPAGWQVIAEGDPADEEPLFDGLEPAAERGVWVGDHGVIRKWSEGAWRETIARPPGQEIGVVTMLEDQQRGLWGGSYVSGLFRIREDGTIENRAREVGLRNPSVLSMFEDVEGDIWVGTNGGGILRLRPRTIRLSTEDHELAQSIINSLVPHDGGFLLATHGAGVRQWRDGTFSSPFWALGPAKSSWPQSLLIDPDGRCWVGSFADGLHTAMPGDDAGLVAIPADEVPGRNIGGLLRDRTGSLWVASDLGVSRQAPDGSWHQWSPPGTAPNASGIAILARDSDGAVWLATRTGQLWRWDEGAAQPSAISAPHGEYAARVQALVSAHGGGVWATDTDGEIGRWRGDQWTGLATPADLPEGDWGVMLDDGQSSLWLAGGEGLLRLTFPSPDQDLPPAVAAAGPFQLSLFSQADGMPPSGIRANFQPSIHQDARGKIWFATYKGLAVIDPTSIPVTSVAPQPVIESVVVGSTVYPVDPTRPEVVLPPLTRRAIVNYTGVSLGTPELVRFAVSIDPVDTVWAEVGQLRHVQLLDFKPGRYVVQVQAWREDLRRYQPTPARLVVIFEPAWWETWWFRLLVIAVGLGLIGWALRAFLRARERRLNERTAQWEALEKERQGARDARVASEISAAASRAKSDFLATMSHEIRTPLNGVIGSAELLSTTDLNREQSDHLQTLQSSAESLLGILNDVLDFAKIEAGHVELSNTPFDLPRLAREVSEVIVPQTVAKGLEFGLVLTPDVTAHLHGDAGRLRQILLNLLSNATKFTTRGEVELRIQLADPTDSTRIRFAVRDSGIGIASSALQRVMERFTQADSSTTRRFGGTGLGLTICRSLLELMGSTLEVHSEEGVGTTFAFTVALPPDPATAPTALPVPFTHAVVHGSTPLTLDATVTALQRLGLTVHGTLEVAPAKTLLARSPAETTVLVKPYSTGAADLDWPVSHTLTLTDPNQPITVPHALRRPVLSVEDWQRALVGLRSPPVTTTTTTTVSKNKWQAPTRDGRPPLVLLVEDDPTSRRVGLQLLKRLGCESEVAADGDQAVAAFAPGKYALILMDCHMPVLDGFSATTQIRQIEKLATSRTPIIALTANVVAEDRARCFAVGMDDFLSKPVRTPLLAAVLERWLTSPPASPHASPSAAP, encoded by the coding sequence ATGCGTCTGTTCGGGTGGATACTTCTGGCATCGGGTTGGTTAGGTGCGAGTTCGATTTGGGCACAAGCTCAGGTTGCGTCATCGGTCCCCATCGCAACCGAGGCGCTGGCCGACGCTTTTCGAGGTCGCAGTTGGGAGATTGACGAGGGTTACCCGGATGTCACCGCCACCTGTTTTGCCCAAACCGAGGATGGGTATTTATGGATCGGCACATTCGGTCGACTCCTGCGTTTCGACGGACTCACGTTCGTCGAAATCAAGCATCCGGATGCCCCCGCTTTGGGCCAGTCGATGGTGCTGGATGTCAACGTCGATGCCGCCGGGGCGTTGTGGGTCGGCACGTCCCAGGGAGTCGGTCGCTACCAGCAGGGTCGTTGGCAATGGTTCGGCCCGGCCGAAGGCGTTTCCACCGGGATCGTGCGGGATGTTGATATGGATGGATCGGGCAATGTTTACGCCACGCGAGGCAACCAGCTGCTGCGATTGCAGGACGGACGCTTCGAACCCATCGCGTTGCCCCGCCCTTCCGTGCGACCCGGCGGCCCCCTGCGCATCATCATCGACCGCGAGGGTGTGCTTTGGGCGGTGGACCACGCGTGGCTCGCCCGACTACTACCCGCAGGATGGCAGGTCATCGCCGAGGGCGATCCCGCCGACGAAGAACCCCTCTTCGATGGACTGGAACCGGCGGCGGAGCGGGGCGTATGGGTCGGCGATCACGGTGTGATCAGAAAGTGGTCCGAGGGCGCCTGGCGCGAAACGATCGCGCGCCCCCCGGGACAAGAAATCGGCGTAGTGACGATGTTGGAAGATCAGCAACGGGGATTGTGGGGCGGCTCTTATGTCAGCGGTTTGTTTCGCATCCGGGAGGATGGCACCATTGAAAATCGCGCCCGCGAGGTCGGGCTGCGCAACCCTTCCGTCCTGAGCATGTTCGAGGATGTGGAAGGCGATATCTGGGTCGGCACCAATGGCGGTGGGATTCTGCGTCTGCGGCCCCGCACCATTCGCCTGTCGACGGAGGACCACGAGTTGGCTCAATCAATCATCAACAGTCTGGTGCCCCATGACGGGGGGTTCCTGCTCGCGACCCACGGAGCCGGCGTGCGCCAATGGCGGGATGGCACCTTCAGTTCGCCTTTTTGGGCACTGGGGCCCGCCAAGTCCAGTTGGCCGCAATCGCTGTTGATCGATCCGGACGGACGTTGCTGGGTCGGTTCCTTCGCCGACGGGCTCCATACCGCCATGCCGGGTGATGATGCCGGTCTGGTTGCGATCCCGGCCGACGAGGTTCCCGGCCGCAATATCGGCGGTCTGCTGCGCGATCGCACCGGATCACTCTGGGTCGCGTCCGACCTGGGCGTATCCCGGCAGGCCCCGGACGGATCGTGGCACCAATGGTCCCCACCCGGCACCGCACCCAACGCGTCCGGCATCGCCATCCTGGCCCGTGACTCCGACGGGGCGGTGTGGTTGGCCACGCGCACGGGACAATTGTGGCGTTGGGACGAAGGCGCGGCGCAACCCAGCGCCATCTCGGCACCTCACGGCGAATATGCGGCCCGGGTGCAGGCGCTCGTCTCCGCGCACGGTGGCGGCGTCTGGGCGACGGATACCGATGGCGAAATCGGCCGCTGGCGCGGTGATCAGTGGACGGGGCTGGCAACGCCCGCGGATCTGCCGGAGGGCGATTGGGGCGTTATGCTCGACGACGGACAGTCGAGTCTGTGGCTCGCCGGCGGCGAGGGACTGCTGCGTCTCACCTTCCCGTCGCCCGATCAAGATCTGCCCCCTGCGGTCGCCGCGGCCGGACCGTTTCAACTCAGCTTGTTCAGCCAAGCCGACGGCATGCCTCCGTCCGGCATCCGGGCGAACTTCCAGCCCTCCATTCATCAGGATGCGAGGGGCAAAATCTGGTTCGCGACCTACAAGGGACTGGCGGTCATCGATCCCACCAGCATTCCGGTGACCTCCGTCGCCCCTCAACCGGTCATCGAGTCGGTGGTGGTGGGAAGCACGGTCTACCCAGTCGACCCGACGCGACCCGAAGTGGTCCTGCCTCCGCTCACTCGCCGTGCGATTGTCAACTATACCGGCGTGTCGCTGGGCACTCCGGAGCTGGTGCGCTTTGCGGTGAGTATCGATCCCGTCGATACCGTTTGGGCGGAAGTCGGCCAACTGCGCCATGTCCAACTCCTCGACTTCAAACCCGGGCGCTACGTCGTGCAGGTCCAGGCGTGGCGCGAAGACCTGCGTCGGTATCAGCCGACGCCCGCCCGTCTCGTGGTCATCTTCGAGCCCGCTTGGTGGGAAACCTGGTGGTTTCGGCTCCTCGTGATCGCCGTTGGACTCGGGTTGATCGGCTGGGCATTGCGGGCGTTTCTCCGCGCTCGCGAGCGCCGCCTCAATGAGCGCACCGCTCAATGGGAGGCCCTGGAAAAGGAACGTCAGGGGGCCCGCGATGCCCGGGTTGCCTCGGAGATTTCCGCCGCTGCCAGCCGCGCCAAAAGCGATTTTCTCGCCACCATGAGCCACGAGATCCGCACGCCGCTCAACGGGGTGATCGGGTCGGCCGAGCTGCTCTCCACCACGGATCTCAACCGCGAACAATCCGATCATCTGCAAACCCTGCAGTCGTCCGCGGAATCGTTGCTCGGCATCCTCAACGACGTGCTCGATTTTGCCAAGATCGAGGCAGGCCACGTGGAGCTGAGCAACACGCCGTTCGACCTGCCCCGCCTCGCCCGCGAAGTCAGCGAGGTGATCGTGCCGCAGACGGTTGCCAAGGGTCTGGAGTTTGGCCTGGTTCTCACGCCCGACGTCACCGCCCACTTGCACGGCGATGCGGGGCGGCTGCGCCAGATCCTGCTCAACCTCCTGAGCAACGCCACCAAGTTCACCACCCGGGGTGAAGTGGAATTGCGGATACAGCTCGCCGACCCGACGGATTCCACCCGCATCCGGTTCGCCGTGCGCGACTCGGGCATCGGCATCGCTTCCTCGGCATTGCAACGCGTGATGGAACGCTTCACCCAGGCCGACAGCTCGACCACCCGCCGGTTCGGCGGCACCGGCCTCGGCCTGACGATCTGCCGCAGTCTCCTCGAGCTCATGGGCAGCACGTTGGAGGTGCACAGTGAGGAGGGCGTGGGCACGACCTTCGCCTTCACCGTGGCGTTGCCCCCTGATCCGGCCACCGCCCCGACCGCCCTACCGGTGCCCTTCACCCACGCGGTGGTCCACGGCAGCACTCCGCTCACGCTGGATGCCACTGTCACCGCCCTGCAACGACTCGGTCTCACTGTCCACGGCACGCTTGAGGTTGCGCCCGCCAAGACTCTGCTCGCCCGGTCGCCGGCCGAAACCACCGTGCTGGTCAAACCGTATTCGACCGGGGCCGCCGATCTGGATTGGCCCGTCTCCCACACGCTCACCCTGACGGACCCCAACCAGCCGATCACCGTCCCGCACGCGCTTCGTCGCCCCGTGCTCAGTGTCGAGGACTGGCAACGGGCCCTCGTCGGACTGCGCAGCCCGCCGGTCACGACGACCACGACGACCACCGTATCAAAAAACAAATGGCAGGCGCCCACCCGCGATGGACGACCGCCGCTGGTGCTACTGGTGGAAGACGATCCCACAAGTCGGCGCGTCGGGCTGCAACTGCTCAAGCGCCTGGGTTGCGAGAGCGAAGTGGCCGCCGACGGCGATCAGGCGGTGGCGGCCTTCGCCCCCGGGAAATACGCGCTGATTCTGATGGATTGCCACATGCCCGTGCTCGATGGATTTTCCGCCACGACTCAAATCCGACAAATCGAAAAATTGGCGACCAGCCGCACTCCCATCATCGCCTTGACGGCCAACGTCGTCGCCGAGGACCGCGCTCGCTGCTTTGCCGTCGGCATGGATGACTTCCTGTCCAAACCCGTGCGCACCCCTTTGCTCGCCGCGGTCTTGGAACGTTGGCTGACATCCCCTCCCGCTTCACCGCACGCTTCCCCGTCAGCGGCCCCGTAG
- a CDS encoding PAS domain-containing protein → MSPASGQETPTVTSLADYWSLGTGGGDQEFPLRTQIDVFYYDSDWNVMWADWGGTGCYISPGTKPLPLKSGQRIELDGFVIPGQQKILWERTTIRVVQDVAPFKAVPLPVPLSRFMEFNLRLVTVEGLVCEQSELDSTHTRLTVVSPDWQLTTQVYVRPDSPIPQLRGAFVRMRGVFSVKEDIAKQSSDLEMWVSDIEDIEVTSWLAEDDRFDLPSTPVEKLAEAPGDELARIEGAVHAVDSGASITLRSDTGEVRVMTRQTRAAELGEMVEAVGYPEIGGVESRLLRGLVRILPEVGKSTEPSGGIASPKMKFRLTDQIRHLNPADARRGYLADVRGVVTWSDPELGSFFLLDSSGGIEVHLPSDGSIPAPAFGMDVIVEGQVQSGNFVPAVQATGLRPAMGRTLPSPKPLTFDQAMTGFNYGGWTEFRGYVHAVAREFGDLTRISLTTSAGDLVLLVRGFPPERPLVGALISARGVCDAIVNDRRELTGVRLLVSAPDLIEVEERAPADIFSMPLRSIGSLLQFGGTGDRDRRVRISGVVALHHPGTFFYLVDGDDRLLVLSRQSGVLQPGDRVEAVGIPGNEAGRLVIRNAVYRRLGSGPAPVARTLEHSESPKLEWEGMTVRLQGKLLSKSDYPDFTRLQLQQRNAIFEAQMPGIGEDPLVVGSLLEVTGIYRVQLDEYRQPRSFSIELRTPDDMRVLARPPWWSSTQVLWVSGALLLAMLMTAGWGMSLAHKNRLLRDADRELQEANTELENRVVERTRDLQSEVSQRRASEDALAGERRLLRTLIDNLPVYLYVKNTKGRFVIGNLPHSQLLGGDSDASVVDKSDYDLYPAELAERYEKDDIRVIETGEPLHQHEEPSCAHGQPGWFSTTKVPVRDTQGRIAGLIGISLDITERKKVEEAHNELQRQLINSSRQAGMAEVATGVLHNVGNVLNSVNISASIVRQTLRNSELKSLDRVAAMLRDHDDDMGRFLTTDPKGRILPGFIVKLSDQLAKEHGIMRDEHQNLEQNIEHIKEIVAMQQNYATVSGVTEKMMLADLIDDALKLHAASFQRHGVEIVRDYADLPPVILDKHKVMQIVVNLIVNAKHAVDEANSNGGRITATIRGSVPDRIQLSISDDGVGISPENLTRLFSHGFTTRPNGHGFGLHNGANAARELGGSLTVESPGLGLGATFTLDLPIVPAGSSGAD, encoded by the coding sequence GTGTCTCCGGCTTCGGGCCAGGAGACCCCCACGGTCACTTCCCTTGCGGACTATTGGAGTCTTGGCACGGGCGGTGGCGACCAGGAGTTTCCGTTGCGGACGCAGATCGATGTATTTTATTACGACTCGGATTGGAATGTTATGTGGGCCGACTGGGGCGGCACCGGCTGTTACATCTCACCGGGCACTAAACCGTTACCGCTGAAGTCGGGCCAGCGCATCGAACTCGATGGATTCGTGATCCCGGGCCAGCAGAAAATCCTTTGGGAACGCACCACGATCCGCGTGGTGCAGGATGTCGCCCCGTTCAAGGCCGTGCCGTTGCCCGTGCCGCTGTCGCGTTTCATGGAATTCAACCTGCGGCTCGTCACCGTGGAAGGATTGGTGTGCGAGCAGAGCGAGTTGGATAGCACCCATACGCGTCTGACCGTGGTGTCACCGGATTGGCAGCTGACCACGCAGGTTTACGTGCGCCCCGATAGTCCGATTCCCCAGCTTCGAGGTGCGTTTGTGCGGATGCGCGGCGTGTTTTCGGTGAAGGAGGATATTGCGAAACAATCGTCGGACCTCGAGATGTGGGTCAGCGATATTGAGGATATCGAAGTCACCTCATGGCTCGCGGAAGATGATCGGTTCGACTTGCCCAGCACTCCCGTAGAGAAACTTGCGGAGGCGCCCGGTGATGAGTTGGCTCGGATCGAAGGCGCGGTGCATGCGGTGGATTCTGGCGCTTCAATTACCCTGCGCAGTGATACTGGCGAAGTGCGGGTGATGACACGGCAAACACGTGCCGCTGAGTTGGGCGAAATGGTCGAGGCCGTGGGTTATCCCGAAATCGGCGGCGTGGAGTCGCGTCTGCTTCGTGGACTTGTTCGCATCCTGCCGGAGGTGGGCAAATCCACTGAGCCCAGTGGTGGAATCGCGTCTCCCAAGATGAAGTTCCGTCTCACCGATCAGATCCGCCACCTCAATCCCGCCGATGCGAGACGGGGTTATTTAGCGGATGTCCGCGGCGTGGTTACGTGGAGCGATCCGGAACTGGGATCGTTCTTCCTCCTGGACAGCAGTGGGGGAATCGAAGTGCATCTGCCCTCCGACGGTTCCATCCCTGCGCCAGCATTCGGGATGGACGTCATTGTCGAAGGCCAGGTCCAGTCGGGCAACTTTGTGCCTGCGGTGCAGGCGACGGGATTGAGACCCGCCATGGGCCGCACCCTTCCATCTCCGAAGCCGCTCACTTTCGATCAGGCGATGACGGGATTCAATTACGGCGGGTGGACTGAGTTTCGAGGCTACGTCCACGCAGTGGCTCGGGAGTTCGGTGATCTCACCCGGATCTCTCTGACGACCTCCGCAGGCGATTTGGTCCTCCTCGTGCGCGGGTTCCCGCCGGAAAGGCCCCTGGTTGGTGCACTGATCAGTGCCCGGGGAGTGTGCGACGCGATCGTTAATGATCGGCGGGAGCTCACCGGCGTGCGGCTCTTGGTTTCTGCCCCTGATCTCATCGAGGTCGAGGAGCGGGCGCCCGCCGATATTTTTTCCATGCCGCTTCGTTCCATTGGCAGTCTGCTGCAGTTTGGTGGGACCGGGGACAGGGACCGGCGCGTGCGCATCTCGGGAGTGGTCGCCCTCCATCACCCCGGCACGTTTTTCTATCTCGTCGATGGCGACGATCGTCTGCTCGTGCTGAGTCGGCAATCCGGTGTCCTGCAGCCGGGAGACCGGGTGGAGGCCGTGGGGATTCCCGGCAATGAGGCGGGGCGGTTGGTTATTCGCAATGCGGTCTACCGACGCCTGGGGAGCGGGCCGGCCCCGGTGGCGCGCACGCTCGAGCATTCCGAATCGCCCAAGCTCGAGTGGGAAGGCATGACGGTGCGGCTGCAAGGCAAGCTCCTCAGCAAGTCGGACTATCCGGATTTCACCCGGCTGCAACTGCAACAGCGCAACGCAATTTTCGAAGCGCAAATGCCTGGAATCGGCGAAGATCCCCTTGTCGTCGGGAGCCTGCTCGAAGTGACCGGTATCTACCGGGTTCAGCTCGACGAATACCGGCAGCCGCGCTCTTTCTCGATCGAACTTCGCACGCCCGATGACATGCGCGTTTTGGCGCGCCCGCCCTGGTGGTCGTCCACCCAAGTGTTGTGGGTATCCGGCGCGCTGTTACTGGCGATGCTCATGACCGCGGGCTGGGGCATGTCGCTGGCCCACAAGAACCGACTCCTGCGCGACGCCGATCGAGAGCTGCAGGAGGCCAACACGGAACTTGAGAACCGGGTCGTCGAGCGCACCCGTGATCTGCAGTCCGAAGTGTCCCAGCGACGGGCTTCCGAAGACGCCCTCGCCGGGGAGCGACGACTGTTGCGCACGCTGATCGACAACCTTCCCGTCTATCTCTACGTGAAGAACACCAAGGGGCGGTTCGTGATCGGAAATCTTCCCCATTCGCAGCTGCTGGGCGGTGATTCGGACGCCAGTGTCGTCGATAAATCCGATTACGATTTGTATCCCGCCGAGTTGGCCGAGCGTTACGAGAAGGACGACATCCGGGTGATCGAAACGGGTGAGCCGCTGCACCAGCACGAGGAGCCGAGCTGCGCTCACGGCCAACCCGGCTGGTTCTCGACCACCAAGGTGCCGGTGCGCGATACGCAGGGCCGGATCGCCGGCCTCATTGGCATTTCACTGGATATCACCGAGCGGAAGAAGGTGGAGGAAGCCCACAACGAGTTGCAGCGTCAGTTGATCAACAGCTCGCGGCAGGCAGGCATGGCCGAGGTGGCGACCGGGGTGTTGCACAACGTGGGCAACGTGCTCAACAGCGTGAATATTTCGGCCTCCATCGTGCGCCAGACGCTGCGCAATTCGGAACTCAAGAGCCTCGACCGTGTGGCCGCCATGTTGCGCGATCACGATGACGATATGGGCAGATTCCTGACCACCGACCCCAAGGGCCGGATCCTGCCCGGCTTTATAGTCAAGCTCTCCGACCAGCTCGCCAAGGAACATGGGATCATGCGGGACGAACACCAGAATCTTGAGCAGAACATCGAGCACATCAAAGAGATCGTCGCGATGCAGCAGAACTATGCCACCGTCTCCGGGGTGACCGAGAAGATGATGTTGGCCGATCTCATCGATGATGCGCTCAAGTTGCACGCGGCCAGCTTCCAACGACACGGGGTCGAGATTGTGCGCGACTACGCCGACTTGCCGCCGGTGATCCTCGACAAGCACAAGGTCATGCAAATCGTCGTGAACCTGATCGTCAACGCGAAGCACGCGGTTGACGAGGCGAACAGCAACGGTGGCCGCATCACCGCCACGATCAGAGGGAGCGTCCCGGATCGTATCCAGTTAAGTATTTCGGATGATGGCGTCGGCATCTCGCCGGAGAACCTGACCCGGCTCTTCTCTCACGGTTTCACCACTCGCCCCAACGGGCACGGTTTCGGCCTGCACAACGGTGCCAACGCGGCGCGTGAGCTGGGGGGCTCGCTCACGGTCGAAAGCCCGGGTCTGGGTCTGGGCGCCACGTTCACCCTCGACCTGCCGATCGTGCCCGCCGGGTCGTCCGGGGCGGATTGA
- a CDS encoding sodium:solute symporter family transporter: MLQLIVFLGLTTAIALLTWWHCRSAGRRGSDAKEYFLAGGGLSWVFVAGSLTLTNINTDTLVGWNGNQMLLVLWWELFGVAGLLLLAWVFLPIYYRLGCTTVTELLERRYRSGHLRATVATLFLLGNVFVFLPVMLYTSALFLQKLFGLEMSLMTIATLTAVAGAAYAIFGGLRAVAVSDTYSGVLLFGMAALVAVLALDRVDWSWSEVPAERLTMIGGPESLVPWPILFTGMILWQIYYWSTNQTITQRALAATSLREAQKGCYAAAVIRATLVPLIVVVPGLCAYQLHGPLGDATYGTIVGEVLPTGLTGAFAAAMVAATMTSFNSTLNSSAALYVCDLHQRYFNPAAAVPRLSVTVQVLFAILGVALVPVYIGAESIIQLIQELIGVFSIPILSAFVIGLLFDDVDARAVIATLVFGAVLYWTGTAGWSQLHAANPESVPHPLHFVHVGAITLLLNSGFALLVNRWGCGRHATLHRSTRS, encoded by the coding sequence ATGCTTCAACTCATCGTCTTTCTCGGTCTGACCACGGCCATCGCACTGCTAACCTGGTGGCATTGTCGGTCGGCGGGACGGCGGGGCTCCGACGCGAAGGAATACTTCCTCGCCGGCGGCGGCTTGTCCTGGGTGTTCGTCGCGGGCTCGCTCACGCTCACCAACATCAACACCGACACCCTCGTGGGCTGGAACGGCAACCAGATGCTGCTGGTATTGTGGTGGGAATTGTTCGGGGTGGCGGGGCTGCTCCTCCTCGCATGGGTGTTCCTGCCGATCTACTACCGGCTGGGTTGCACCACCGTCACCGAACTGCTCGAACGGCGCTACCGCAGCGGGCACCTCAGAGCGACCGTCGCGACCCTGTTTCTACTTGGCAACGTCTTCGTCTTTCTGCCGGTCATGCTCTACACGAGCGCGCTGTTTCTGCAAAAACTCTTCGGGCTCGAAATGTCCCTCATGACGATCGCCACGTTGACCGCCGTCGCCGGTGCGGCTTACGCGATTTTCGGGGGGCTGCGCGCGGTGGCGGTATCCGATACCTACAGCGGGGTGTTGCTCTTCGGCATGGCTGCCCTCGTCGCCGTGCTGGCGCTTGATCGCGTCGACTGGAGTTGGTCGGAGGTGCCGGCCGAGCGTCTCACCATGATCGGTGGTCCGGAGTCCTTGGTGCCGTGGCCCATTCTCTTCACCGGCATGATCCTGTGGCAGATCTACTACTGGAGCACCAACCAGACCATCACTCAGCGCGCCCTCGCCGCCACGTCGTTGCGGGAGGCTCAAAAGGGTTGTTACGCCGCTGCCGTCATCCGTGCGACCTTGGTGCCGCTCATCGTGGTGGTGCCCGGTCTGTGTGCCTACCAATTGCACGGACCGCTGGGCGACGCCACCTACGGAACGATTGTGGGTGAAGTATTGCCCACCGGCCTGACCGGAGCGTTCGCCGCCGCCATGGTCGCCGCCACCATGACAAGTTTTAACTCCACGCTCAACAGTTCCGCCGCGCTCTACGTGTGCGACCTGCATCAACGCTACTTCAATCCCGCGGCGGCCGTGCCCCGCCTGAGCGTGACAGTGCAGGTGCTGTTCGCCATCCTCGGCGTCGCGCTGGTGCCGGTTTACATCGGCGCGGAGAGCATCATCCAACTCATCCAGGAGCTCATCGGGGTATTCAGTATTCCGATTCTCTCCGCCTTTGTCATCGGGCTGCTGTTCGACGACGTCGATGCCCGTGCGGTCATCGCCACCCTGGTCTTTGGCGCCGTGCTCTACTGGACGGGCACCGCCGGCTGGTCGCAGTTGCACGCGGCGAACCCGGAATCCGTGCCGCACCCGCTGCACTTTGTGCACGTCGGCGCGATCACGCTGCTGCTCAATTCCGGTTTTGCCCTACTCGTCAACCGCTGGGGCTGCGGCCGACACGCCACCCTCCATCGCTCAACCCGCTCATGA
- a CDS encoding alpha-N-arabinofuranosidase, whose amino-acid sequence MKFPRLFLLLGSLALSTFTGRAAEATLTLHGDQTGPVISPEIYGHFAEHLGRCIYEGIWVGPDSDIPNTRGMRNDVLHALQALDIPVLRWPGGCFADEYHWRDGIGPREKRPAMINTHWGGVVESNHFGTHEFMDLVELLDTEAYISGNVGSGTVQEMMEWVEYLTSDADSPIANQRRANGRDRAWKVRYFGVGNESWGCGGSMTPEYYSDLFRRYNTFVKNYDRANPIYRIACGASGTDYHWTETLMGKVGHRMDGLSLHWYTLPTGNWSDKGSATVFAEDQWFSTLRQTLRMDEIVTQHSAIMDAHDPDKKIGLIVDEWGTWYDVEPGTGPGFLYQQNTLRDAIVAGLNFHIFHAHADRIHMANIAQMINVLQAMILTDGPRMLRTPTYHVFEMFKVHQGATVVPLELDPPDYTHGDASIPAVSASASRRDDGTLHLSLVNTDPHHAQTVSCTLDGVTATTVRGRILTAPSMHTHNTFDAPDTVVPVAFTGASLDGNTLTVALPAMSVVMLSL is encoded by the coding sequence ATGAAGTTCCCCCGTCTTTTCCTTCTGCTCGGCTCGCTTGCGCTATCCACTTTCACCGGACGCGCCGCCGAGGCCACGCTCACGCTGCACGGCGACCAGACCGGACCGGTCATCAGCCCGGAAATCTACGGCCACTTTGCCGAGCATCTCGGGCGATGCATCTACGAAGGCATCTGGGTGGGCCCGGACTCCGACATCCCCAACACCCGCGGCATGCGCAACGATGTGCTGCACGCATTGCAGGCGCTCGACATTCCCGTGCTGCGCTGGCCGGGCGGGTGTTTCGCAGACGAATACCACTGGCGCGACGGCATCGGCCCGCGCGAAAAACGTCCCGCCATGATCAACACCCACTGGGGTGGCGTGGTGGAGAGCAACCATTTCGGCACGCACGAGTTCATGGATCTGGTCGAGCTCCTCGACACCGAAGCCTACATCTCCGGCAATGTCGGCAGCGGCACCGTGCAGGAAATGATGGAATGGGTGGAGTATCTCACCTCCGACGCCGACTCCCCCATCGCCAACCAGCGCCGCGCCAACGGCCGGGATCGGGCGTGGAAAGTGCGCTACTTTGGCGTGGGCAACGAGAGTTGGGGCTGCGGCGGCAGCATGACCCCCGAGTATTATTCCGACCTGTTTCGCCGCTATAACACCTTCGTTAAAAACTACGATCGCGCCAACCCGATCTACCGGATCGCCTGCGGCGCGAGCGGCACCGACTACCACTGGACCGAGACCCTCATGGGCAAGGTGGGCCACCGCATGGACGGGCTCTCCCTGCACTGGTATACCCTGCCCACCGGCAACTGGAGCGACAAAGGTTCCGCCACGGTCTTCGCCGAGGACCAGTGGTTCTCCACGCTGCGCCAGACCCTGCGCATGGACGAGATCGTCACCCAACACAGCGCGATCATGGACGCCCACGATCCGGACAAAAAAATCGGTCTCATCGTCGACGAATGGGGCACCTGGTATGACGTCGAACCCGGCACCGGACCCGGGTTTCTCTATCAACAAAACACCCTGCGCGACGCCATCGTCGCCGGGCTGAACTTTCACATCTTCCACGCCCACGCCGATCGTATCCACATGGCGAACATCGCCCAGATGATCAACGTGCTGCAGGCCATGATTCTCACCGACGGCCCCCGCATGCTGCGCACGCCCACCTATCACGTCTTCGAAATGTTCAAGGTCCACCAGGGGGCCACCGTGGTGCCGCTCGAACTCGACCCGCCGGACTACACGCACGGCGACGCGTCCATTCCGGCCGTGAGCGCGTCCGCCTCCCGCCGCGACGACGGCACGTTGCATCTCTCCCTGGTCAACACCGATCCACACCACGCCCAGACCGTCTCCTGCACGCTCGACGGAGTGACCGCGACGACCGTGCGCGGACGCATACTCACCGCGCCCTCCATGCACACCCACAACACTTTCGACGCTCCCGACACCGTCGTGCCGGTCGCGTTTACCGGCGCGTCTCTCGACGGCAACACACTCACGGTCGCATTGCCCGCGATGTCCGTGGTGATGCTCTCACTCTAA